One region of Collinsella aerofaciens ATCC 25986 genomic DNA includes:
- a CDS encoding helix-turn-helix domain-containing protein: protein MNVETAQRLADLRRSKGFSQEGLARKLGLSRQAVSKWERAESSPDTENLISLAKLYGVSLDELLNPSDEIEDDIEFENEDRARQREAEAAERARTHEAAARATEAATQASDAAAKAAQAASWSAQAANAATAQATSGTAVGSTPVKGPFQSFPYWAVCWLLFFLLMFLFGAGPFAALIFFTIPIYHWVARALDGDWARGDIQVGPASAVARAQNVSAPVDTDVATATTAEPIAKEGGE from the coding sequence ATGAATGTAGAAACTGCGCAGCGGCTCGCCGACCTTCGTCGCAGCAAGGGTTTTAGCCAAGAAGGGCTGGCGCGAAAGCTGGGACTGTCGCGCCAGGCGGTCAGTAAATGGGAGCGCGCGGAGAGCTCGCCCGATACCGAGAACCTGATCTCGCTCGCCAAGCTCTATGGTGTGAGTCTGGACGAGCTGCTCAATCCGAGCGATGAGATTGAGGACGATATCGAGTTTGAGAACGAGGACCGCGCTCGTCAGCGCGAGGCCGAGGCGGCAGAGCGCGCACGCACCCATGAGGCGGCGGCACGAGCTACCGAGGCGGCAACACAGGCGAGTGACGCCGCCGCCAAGGCGGCGCAAGCGGCAAGCTGGAGTGCACAGGCCGCCAATGCCGCTACGGCGCAGGCGACGAGTGGCACCGCGGTTGGCTCGACTCCGGTGAAGGGTCCGTTCCAGTCGTTCCCGTATTGGGCCGTGTGCTGGCTACTGTTCTTTTTGCTGATGTTCCTGTTTGGTGCCGGCCCCTTTGCCGCGCTGATCTTCTTTACGATTCCCATCTATCACTGGGTAGCGCGTGCGCTCGATGGCGATTGGGCGCGCGGGGATATTCAGGTTGGTCCGGCATCGGCGGTCGCTAGGGCTCAGAATGTTTCCGCTCCGGTTGATACTGACGTGGCTACCGCGACTACCGCTGAGCCGATTGCCAAAGAGGGTGGTGAATGA
- the trmB gene encoding tRNA (guanine(46)-N(7))-methyltransferase TrmB has protein sequence MGAVHVRTPKNFVLEERLERYADAIETNPEAYAGDWREACAPAGSKPFEHLHLDLGCGKGTYLVERAHREPDTLFIGMDQEPICIAYAAQKICEQGLSNALVLPRGAASLPQLFAAGELDAITINFPTPQPKAKYAKKRLVHVDHLMLYRPLFSAGATVTLRTDSKPLRDYALGQFAAAGYDTLWVSDDVRRDHPEHPETEYERRTREMGAAVYGICATPGAQPSDEQLAAGRAQEQSLACYLPDNLDELAYVPLGMEEAVENFRNRARKGKKRLPQES, from the coding sequence ATGGGAGCCGTCCACGTTCGCACGCCTAAGAACTTTGTGCTCGAGGAGCGCCTGGAGCGCTACGCCGATGCGATCGAGACGAACCCCGAGGCTTATGCCGGAGATTGGCGCGAGGCTTGCGCGCCAGCTGGCAGCAAGCCCTTCGAACACCTTCACCTGGATCTTGGCTGTGGCAAGGGAACCTATCTGGTCGAGCGCGCCCACCGCGAGCCCGACACCCTCTTTATCGGCATGGACCAGGAGCCCATCTGCATCGCCTATGCCGCGCAGAAAATCTGCGAACAGGGGCTATCCAACGCACTCGTCCTGCCCCGAGGCGCCGCATCGCTGCCACAGCTGTTTGCCGCAGGCGAGCTCGATGCCATCACCATTAACTTTCCCACGCCGCAGCCCAAGGCCAAGTACGCTAAAAAACGACTCGTCCATGTCGACCATCTGATGCTCTACCGCCCGCTCTTTTCAGCCGGCGCTACCGTCACGCTGCGCACCGATAGCAAGCCGTTGCGCGATTACGCCCTGGGACAGTTTGCCGCGGCCGGCTACGATACGCTTTGGGTAAGCGACGACGTCCGCCGCGACCATCCCGAGCATCCCGAGACCGAGTACGAGCGCCGCACGCGCGAGATGGGTGCCGCCGTCTATGGCATTTGCGCCACACCTGGAGCGCAGCCCAGCGATGAACAGCTCGCGGCGGGCCGCGCGCAGGAGCAAAGCCTAGCCTGCTACCTGCCCGATAACCTCGATGAGCTCGCCTATGTGCCTCTGGGCATGGAAGAGGCCGTCGAGAACTTTAGAAACCGTGCCCGCAAGGGCAAGAAGCGTCTACCGCAAGAGTCCTAG
- a CDS encoding DEAD/DEAH box helicase, which yields MAQTTTDTAASTVSGAGAASSFSGGTGTEAEFGSLGALSPTWWEPEDGSEPEPWLTPDQAFERFFEWTSDRGIELWDHQEEALMDLAAGNHVILGTPTGSGKSLVALGMLFMGMAQGKRCYYTAPIKALVSEKFFDLVQVLGRDNVGMITGDTHINTKAPVICCTAEILANDALREGEDADVGCVAMDEFHYFADPDRGWAWQVPLLTLPHTQFMLMSATLGDVTAIAASLEEHTGATCDLVVDAPRPVPLSYDYVTTSLEGTVELAMRRGEAPLYIVHFSQDAALATAQSLANFGIASKEQREAIKEAAKGTSFSTAFGKILKRLLGCGVGVHHAGMLPRYRLLVERLAQQGLLPVICGTDTLGVGINVPIHTVVLTALTKFDGYKMRRLRAREFHQIAGRAGRSGFDTEGMVIAEAPEHEIENAKLMAKAGDDPKKLRKIKKKKAPEGFVTWNKQTFERLIETQPETLKPRLRITHSMVISVVEQGGDARARVHDLIETSLQTPEEKAKLEVRADEIFATLIDSGVVVRTEVPPAPDAPTDAAPDIDYALTVDLPEDFALDQPLSPFLLAALELLDPESETYTMDLISMVEATLEDPKQVLRAQERAARDRAMAEMKADGVDYEERLERIQDVTYEKPLEDLLDAAFDKYCQEVPWANDYQLSPKSVLRDMLESASDFKGYIQKLGIARSEGILLRYLAEAYRSLDRTVPIEKRDERLRDIISWLGFVVRSVDSSLVDEWENAGNPTALDAAPPQGIDEVVADRRGCTLLVRNALFRRVTLAAREHVRDLGELDDDWGMSEIRWQKALDAYHEQHEEILTDGDARSAAMFSIDESDEKTAHVWHVHQIFADEDGDHDFGIMGDVDLDATQDGGEVIFKNYRVGFIEDLLED from the coding sequence ATGGCACAGACCACGACAGATACCGCCGCCAGCACCGTCTCCGGCGCCGGCGCTGCCAGCTCATTTTCGGGCGGCACGGGAACCGAGGCAGAGTTCGGTTCGCTCGGTGCGCTCTCCCCCACCTGGTGGGAGCCCGAGGACGGCAGTGAGCCCGAACCGTGGCTCACGCCCGACCAGGCCTTCGAACGCTTCTTTGAATGGACGAGCGACCGCGGCATTGAGCTATGGGATCACCAAGAAGAGGCCCTCATGGACCTGGCAGCCGGCAATCACGTCATTTTGGGCACACCGACCGGATCGGGTAAATCGCTCGTCGCGCTGGGCATGCTCTTTATGGGCATGGCGCAGGGCAAGCGCTGCTATTACACGGCCCCCATCAAGGCCCTGGTCAGCGAAAAGTTCTTCGACCTGGTGCAGGTCCTCGGCCGCGATAACGTCGGTATGATCACCGGCGATACGCATATCAACACCAAGGCGCCCGTCATCTGCTGCACGGCCGAAATCCTTGCCAACGATGCGCTGCGCGAGGGCGAGGACGCCGATGTGGGCTGCGTGGCCATGGACGAGTTCCATTACTTTGCCGACCCCGACCGCGGCTGGGCCTGGCAGGTGCCGCTGCTCACCCTGCCCCACACGCAGTTTATGCTCATGAGCGCCACGCTCGGCGATGTCACCGCGATCGCCGCCTCGCTCGAGGAACACACCGGCGCTACCTGCGACTTGGTCGTCGATGCCCCGCGCCCCGTGCCGCTGAGCTACGACTATGTGACGACCTCGCTCGAAGGCACAGTCGAGCTCGCCATGCGCCGCGGCGAGGCCCCGCTCTATATCGTGCACTTTAGCCAGGATGCCGCCCTTGCGACGGCACAGTCGCTCGCCAATTTTGGCATCGCCAGCAAAGAGCAGCGCGAGGCCATCAAAGAAGCGGCAAAGGGAACGAGCTTCTCGACGGCCTTTGGCAAGATCCTCAAGCGCTTGCTTGGCTGCGGCGTCGGCGTGCACCATGCTGGCATGCTGCCGCGCTATCGTCTGCTGGTCGAGCGCCTGGCGCAGCAGGGCCTACTGCCCGTCATCTGCGGCACCGATACGCTCGGCGTCGGCATCAACGTACCCATCCATACCGTGGTCCTCACCGCGCTCACCAAGTTCGATGGCTACAAGATGCGTCGTCTGCGCGCCCGCGAGTTCCATCAGATTGCCGGTCGCGCCGGTCGCTCGGGCTTCGATACCGAGGGCATGGTGATTGCCGAGGCACCCGAGCACGAGATTGAGAATGCCAAGCTTATGGCCAAGGCGGGCGACGACCCCAAAAAACTCCGTAAGATTAAAAAGAAAAAGGCCCCCGAGGGCTTTGTCACCTGGAACAAGCAGACCTTTGAGCGCCTGATCGAGACTCAACCCGAGACGCTCAAGCCGCGCCTGCGCATCACGCACTCCATGGTGATTAGCGTGGTCGAGCAGGGCGGCGACGCCCGTGCCCGCGTACACGACCTCATCGAGACGAGCCTGCAGACCCCCGAGGAAAAGGCCAAGCTCGAGGTTCGCGCCGATGAAATCTTCGCCACACTCATCGATTCCGGCGTCGTCGTTCGCACCGAGGTGCCGCCCGCACCCGACGCCCCGACTGACGCCGCACCAGACATCGACTATGCACTGACGGTCGATCTGCCCGAGGACTTCGCGCTCGATCAGCCGCTCTCGCCGTTCTTGCTTGCCGCGTTGGAGCTGCTCGACCCCGAGAGCGAGACCTATACCATGGATCTGATCTCGATGGTCGAGGCAACGCTCGAGGATCCCAAGCAGGTATTGCGCGCACAGGAGCGCGCCGCGCGCGACCGCGCGATGGCCGAAATGAAGGCTGACGGCGTCGATTATGAGGAACGCCTGGAGCGCATCCAGGATGTCACCTACGAAAAGCCGCTCGAGGACTTGCTCGATGCCGCCTTCGACAAGTACTGCCAGGAAGTACCCTGGGCCAACGACTACCAGCTCTCTCCCAAGAGCGTCCTGCGCGATATGCTGGAAAGCGCGAGCGATTTTAAGGGCTATATCCAAAAGCTCGGCATCGCCCGCTCCGAGGGCATTTTGCTGCGTTACCTGGCAGAGGCCTACCGTTCACTCGACCGCACCGTGCCCATCGAGAAGCGCGACGAGCGCCTGCGCGACATTATCTCGTGGCTGGGCTTTGTGGTGCGCTCGGTGGACTCGAGCCTGGTGGATGAGTGGGAGAACGCCGGCAACCCGACAGCCCTCGATGCTGCGCCGCCGCAGGGCATCGACGAGGTCGTGGCGGACCGTCGCGGCTGCACGCTATTGGTGCGCAACGCGCTCTTCCGCCGCGTGACCCTTGCCGCCCGCGAGCACGTTCGCGACCTGGGCGAGCTCGACGACGACTGGGGCATGAGCGAGATCCGCTGGCAAAAAGCACTCGACGCTTACCACGAGCAGCACGAGGAAATCCTCACCGACGGAGATGCCCGCAGCGCCGCGATGTTTTCCATTGACGAGTCCGACGAGAAGACCGCGCACGTATGGCACGTGCACCAGATCTTTGCCGACGAGGATGGCGACCACGATTTTGGCATCATGGGCGATGTCGATCTGGACGCCACGCAAGACGGCGGCGAGGTCATCTTCAAAAACTACCGCGTCGGCTTTATCGAGGACCTGCTCGAGGACTAG
- a CDS encoding spermidine synthase gives MNKPSVSAGVVAGVALGAAALGAAAVAVRAACLQVARTRNGLARVKRVHDESGDEVRVLVQGGVYQSASYVGERWAEPVFAYYRAFDDVFESEDAMRDAYGHGINRMLVLGGGGFAYPKFALMSHEGLRMDVIEYDGEITRLARRWFYLDELERAVGDRLRVITAEARSYLGVTSVGHRRYDVVVSDCFGGAEPVRELATVEALRLVRGSLNVGGVYVANIVSASEGSDVTFLRDCAATALEVFAHVWVVPCGDAEFGGEENYLLIASDGNYAFAEAVPFDTDFLGTVLHDK, from the coding sequence ATGAACAAGCCGAGTGTTTCTGCCGGCGTCGTTGCCGGCGTTGCCCTGGGAGCCGCGGCGCTTGGCGCAGCCGCCGTCGCTGTTCGCGCTGCCTGTTTGCAGGTCGCGCGTACCCGCAACGGGCTGGCGCGTGTGAAGCGTGTGCACGACGAGAGCGGTGACGAGGTCCGCGTGCTCGTGCAGGGCGGCGTCTACCAAAGCGCAAGCTACGTTGGCGAGCGTTGGGCAGAGCCCGTCTTTGCGTACTATCGTGCGTTTGACGACGTGTTTGAGTCCGAGGATGCGATGCGCGATGCTTATGGTCACGGCATCAACCGCATGCTTGTGCTGGGTGGCGGCGGGTTTGCCTATCCCAAGTTCGCGCTGATGTCGCACGAGGGCTTGCGCATGGACGTCATCGAGTATGACGGAGAGATTACGCGCCTGGCGCGCCGCTGGTTCTACCTAGACGAGCTGGAGCGCGCGGTGGGCGATCGCCTGCGGGTGATTACCGCCGAGGCGCGTTCGTACCTGGGCGTGACGAGCGTGGGCCATCGCCGTTACGACGTGGTCGTGAGCGATTGCTTTGGCGGTGCCGAGCCCGTACGCGAGCTGGCGACGGTTGAAGCGTTGCGTTTGGTGCGGGGCAGCCTAAATGTCGGTGGCGTCTACGTTGCCAATATCGTGAGCGCAAGCGAGGGGAGCGATGTGACGTTCCTGCGCGATTGCGCTGCCACGGCACTCGAGGTATTCGCCCACGTCTGGGTGGTCCCCTGTGGCGATGCGGAGTTCGGCGGCGAGGAAAACTACCTGCTCATCGCCAGCGACGGCAACTACGCCTTTGCCGAAGCCGTGCCCTTCGACACCGACTTCCTCGGCACCGTCCTTCACGACAAATAG
- a CDS encoding elongator complex protein 3, which yields MEQIILNILEALRRGETVDDKALVKLIHAEARREGADKRDLAKRRLLPFYQRVKREEPARWAGWNVDSDLERQLLQVLRMKPRRTASGVATITVITKPWPCSGDCLFCPNDLRMPKSYLHPEPACARAEQNCFDPYLQVSARLTALSQMGHATDKIELIVLGGTWSDYPEGYQTWFMSELFRALNDDAVAGVAANPMLARPGISRVEAGRLLDDAPADALPPVVTERRESYRAAGIATDEAELAAGVADEQERVDAAVGGYNRAVRRLYGPGTPWGEVAEWQTATMEELERQQRINETAKHRVVGLVIETRPDAVTPQALTLIRRLGCTKIQMGIQSLNQHLLDINERRVSVAQIERAFSLARLFGFKIHAHFMLNLLGATPEGDKRDYECFMTESAFMPDEVKVYPCALIEGSRLVGCYERGEWRPYTEEELLDVLADDIVVTPAFCRISRMIRDFSSDDIMVGNKKPNLRQLVENRLAARGEGAVVREIRYREISTAGADLDELSLDEEVAYETPVTYERFLQWVTPQGKIAGFLRLSLPDRAFVAARAGELPTTPDEAMIREVHVYGMAARVGDQGQATQHHGLGRLLVERACEIARDAGYARINVISAIGTREYYRHLGFYDHGLYLQKEL from the coding sequence ATGGAACAGATTATCTTGAACATACTCGAGGCCCTGCGTCGCGGCGAGACCGTGGACGACAAAGCGCTCGTCAAACTGATACATGCTGAGGCGCGCCGTGAGGGTGCCGACAAACGCGATTTGGCCAAGCGCCGTCTGCTGCCGTTCTACCAGCGGGTAAAACGTGAGGAGCCGGCTCGTTGGGCTGGGTGGAATGTCGATTCCGATCTGGAACGTCAACTGCTGCAGGTGCTGCGTATGAAGCCGCGCCGAACGGCCTCGGGCGTGGCGACCATTACCGTCATCACCAAGCCGTGGCCGTGCTCGGGCGATTGTCTGTTTTGTCCCAACGATCTGCGCATGCCCAAAAGCTATCTGCACCCTGAGCCGGCATGCGCCCGTGCGGAGCAAAACTGCTTCGACCCGTATCTGCAGGTGAGCGCTCGCCTGACCGCGCTTTCGCAGATGGGTCATGCGACCGACAAGATAGAGCTCATTGTGCTCGGTGGCACCTGGAGCGACTATCCGGAAGGCTATCAGACGTGGTTTATGTCGGAGCTCTTCCGCGCGCTCAATGACGATGCCGTGGCTGGTGTGGCGGCTAACCCCATGTTGGCGCGTCCGGGCATCAGCCGTGTCGAGGCAGGGCGTCTACTCGATGACGCTCCTGCCGATGCCTTGCCGCCGGTGGTAACAGAGCGCCGTGAGAGCTATCGGGCTGCCGGCATTGCGACAGACGAGGCCGAGCTCGCTGCCGGCGTTGCCGACGAACAGGAGCGCGTGGATGCTGCCGTGGGTGGCTATAACCGCGCGGTGCGTCGTCTGTACGGTCCCGGTACGCCGTGGGGCGAGGTTGCCGAGTGGCAGACCGCCACGATGGAGGAGCTTGAACGTCAGCAGCGCATCAACGAGACGGCGAAGCATCGCGTGGTGGGCCTCGTTATCGAGACGCGCCCCGATGCCGTGACGCCACAGGCGCTTACGCTTATCCGCCGCCTGGGTTGCACCAAGATTCAGATGGGCATCCAGAGCCTCAACCAGCACCTGCTCGATATCAACGAGCGTCGCGTTTCGGTGGCGCAGATCGAGCGGGCGTTTTCGCTTGCACGCCTGTTTGGCTTTAAGATCCACGCGCATTTTATGCTCAACTTGCTGGGCGCCACGCCCGAAGGGGACAAGCGCGATTACGAGTGCTTTATGACCGAGAGCGCCTTTATGCCCGACGAGGTCAAGGTCTACCCGTGTGCGCTCATCGAGGGCTCGCGTCTGGTGGGCTGCTATGAGCGCGGCGAGTGGCGTCCCTATACCGAGGAAGAGCTGCTCGATGTGCTGGCCGACGACATCGTGGTGACGCCGGCGTTCTGCCGCATCAGTCGCATGATCCGCGATTTTAGTTCCGATGACATCATGGTGGGCAACAAGAAGCCCAACCTGCGTCAGCTCGTCGAGAATCGCTTGGCGGCTCGTGGAGAAGGCGCAGTGGTGCGCGAGATTCGCTATCGCGAGATCAGCACGGCGGGTGCCGACTTGGATGAGCTATCTCTTGATGAGGAAGTGGCGTACGAGACGCCGGTGACTTACGAGCGCTTTTTGCAGTGGGTGACGCCGCAGGGCAAGATCGCGGGCTTTTTGCGGTTGTCGCTGCCCGATCGCGCTTTTGTTGCCGCGCGTGCGGGTGAGTTGCCGACGACGCCGGACGAGGCGATGATTCGCGAGGTGCACGTGTATGGCATGGCGGCACGCGTGGGCGACCAGGGCCAGGCGACGCAGCATCACGGGTTGGGGCGTTTGCTCGTGGAGCGTGCGTGCGAGATTGCCCGGGATGCGGGTTATGCACGTATCAACGTGATAAGCGCGATTGGCACACGCGAGTACTATCGCCATCTTGGATTTTATGACCATGGCCTTTATCTGCAAAAGGAGCTCTAG
- a CDS encoding DUF4097 family beta strand repeat-containing protein: MKLSHESKLRLGVGIGAFVLIIGLVFGISRTLIHFDGPWDLDDVVSGLSGMDDAVDEDDLLDGGNYSARPQQLSSTTFDADEFRYLDFDINAASVDVKVVDGNKARVIERGRVAKGMDASKAATQNIASVEDSTLKVSQFGSDDDKAIDRSVTVELPRRVAEHLKGVNAHVGSGDLQIVGVICDGFDLFLGAGDVEFTGSVTDALSAEVGSGDVTFELYQAPAKSMDVSVDSGDVEMTVPNSTGFKASLTLGSGDFESDFLPLGYDGETILNLEFDNGDKSATYRFEVGSGDMSFDSE; this comes from the coding sequence ATGAAGCTTTCGCATGAATCCAAGCTGCGCCTGGGCGTCGGCATCGGAGCGTTTGTGCTCATCATCGGACTTGTCTTTGGCATTTCGCGGACTTTGATTCATTTTGATGGCCCGTGGGACCTCGACGATGTTGTATCCGGCTTGTCTGGTATGGACGATGCGGTTGACGAGGACGATCTTTTGGATGGCGGTAACTATTCCGCTCGGCCTCAGCAGCTTTCGAGCACGACTTTTGATGCCGATGAGTTCCGCTACCTCGATTTCGATATCAATGCGGCTTCGGTGGACGTCAAGGTTGTTGATGGCAACAAGGCTCGTGTTATCGAGCGGGGGCGCGTTGCCAAGGGTATGGATGCCTCCAAGGCCGCGACGCAAAACATCGCATCCGTCGAGGACTCGACGCTCAAGGTTTCCCAGTTTGGAAGTGATGACGATAAGGCAATCGATCGCTCAGTTACGGTCGAGCTGCCGCGCCGTGTTGCCGAACATCTGAAGGGAGTCAACGCGCACGTGGGCTCGGGTGATCTGCAGATCGTCGGTGTCATCTGTGACGGTTTCGACCTTTTCCTGGGTGCGGGAGATGTAGAGTTTACGGGCAGCGTGACTGATGCGCTCAGCGCTGAGGTCGGTTCGGGCGATGTGACGTTCGAGCTTTACCAGGCCCCCGCGAAATCGATGGACGTGAGTGTGGACTCGGGCGATGTGGAGATGACGGTTCCGAACTCTACGGGCTTTAAGGCGAGCCTCACCTTGGGCAGCGGCGACTTCGAGAGCGATTTCCTTCCGCTTGGCTACGACGGCGAGACCATTTTGAATCTTGAATTCGATAACGGTGACAAGTCTGCCACGTATCGTTTTGAGGTCGGTTCGGGCGACATGTCGTTTGATTCGGAGTAG
- a CDS encoding DUF2130 domain-containing protein encodes MNEIKCPHCGEVFKVDASGYADIVKQVRDAEFSRDLDERVKAVQREGEQALELERSRSTAALQQAKSQRNAQLVEQKNTADQKLAQEVAKRDAELAELRAKLEGAAAERESASRRAAVEARADVQKENVELQREIDNLRAQLGRKDDEAKLAEAAVRNATQNDLAARDAQIAELQAKLAAADKAQEMALATAAAEAQRKLEAAQNEANRKLSDYQTEVREKFSNAKTQSEREAEGLRAQLREQELSAKMELSKAVAAAERERDEARAKLTSELAVRDFREEQVKAAHELELAQAKRASDDLIRYKDEEIERLKDMKVRLSTKMVGESLEQHCETEFNRLRMTAFPNAYFEKDNDASEGTKGDFIFRECDASGNEVISIMFEMKNENDETATKHKNEDFFKKLDHDRRQKGCEYAVLCTLLEPESELYNAGIVDVSYRYEKMYVIRPQFFIPMITLLRNAAMGSLRYKQELAEYKQQNIDVTNFEAKMEKFKNDFGRNYEIASRKFQTAIDEIDKTISHLQKTKEALLSSENNLRLANKKADDLTIRKLTWGNKTMKAAFDEARGAATETNDEPAEADSYEVEGAE; translated from the coding sequence ATGAACGAGATCAAGTGCCCGCATTGCGGCGAAGTTTTTAAGGTCGATGCATCCGGCTATGCGGATATCGTCAAGCAGGTGCGCGATGCCGAGTTCTCGCGCGACCTGGATGAGCGTGTGAAGGCAGTCCAGCGTGAGGGTGAGCAGGCGCTGGAGCTTGAGCGCTCGCGTTCGACGGCTGCCTTGCAACAGGCAAAGTCTCAGCGCAATGCCCAGCTTGTCGAGCAGAAGAACACTGCGGATCAGAAACTGGCGCAAGAGGTTGCCAAGCGCGATGCTGAGCTTGCCGAGCTGCGCGCTAAGCTCGAGGGCGCTGCCGCAGAGCGCGAGAGTGCAAGCCGGCGTGCGGCGGTTGAGGCTCGTGCCGATGTCCAAAAGGAGAATGTGGAGCTCCAGCGCGAGATCGACAATTTGCGTGCACAGCTGGGACGCAAAGATGACGAAGCAAAGCTTGCCGAAGCCGCGGTACGCAATGCGACTCAAAATGACCTCGCCGCGCGCGATGCTCAGATTGCGGAGTTGCAGGCAAAGCTTGCCGCCGCAGATAAGGCTCAAGAAATGGCACTCGCAACTGCTGCGGCCGAGGCGCAGCGTAAGCTCGAGGCTGCGCAAAACGAAGCGAATCGTAAGCTTTCCGATTACCAGACAGAAGTGCGTGAGAAGTTCTCGAATGCTAAGACTCAGTCCGAGCGCGAGGCCGAGGGCCTTCGTGCACAGCTTCGTGAGCAAGAACTTTCTGCAAAAATGGAGCTGTCGAAGGCGGTCGCCGCGGCGGAGCGAGAGCGCGATGAGGCGCGTGCCAAACTGACGAGCGAGCTGGCGGTGCGCGATTTTCGCGAGGAACAGGTCAAAGCGGCACACGAGCTCGAGCTTGCGCAGGCCAAGCGTGCGAGCGATGACCTGATTCGCTATAAGGATGAAGAGATCGAGCGCCTTAAGGACATGAAGGTCCGCCTGTCCACCAAGATGGTGGGCGAGTCGCTCGAGCAGCACTGCGAGACCGAGTTTAACCGTCTGCGCATGACGGCGTTTCCTAACGCGTACTTCGAGAAGGATAACGATGCGTCCGAGGGCACCAAGGGCGACTTTATCTTCCGCGAGTGCGACGCAAGCGGTAACGAGGTCATTTCGATTATGTTCGAGATGAAAAACGAGAACGATGAGACCGCGACCAAGCACAAGAACGAGGACTTCTTTAAGAAACTCGACCACGATCGCCGCCAAAAGGGCTGCGAGTACGCGGTGCTCTGCACGTTGCTCGAACCCGAGAGCGAGCTTTACAACGCCGGCATCGTGGACGTGAGCTATCGCTACGAGAAGATGTACGTGATTCGCCCACAGTTCTTTATTCCCATGATCACGCTTCTTCGCAACGCCGCCATGGGTTCGCTTCGCTATAAGCAGGAGCTGGCGGAGTACAAACAGCAGAATATCGACGTTACGAACTTCGAAGCCAAGATGGAGAAGTTCAAGAATGATTTCGGCCGCAACTACGAGATCGCGAGCCGCAAGTTCCAAACGGCGATCGATGAGATCGACAAGACGATTAGCCACCTGCAGAAAACCAAGGAGGCGTTGCTGTCCTCCGAGAACAATCTGCGCCTAGCCAACAAGAAGGCGGACGATCTTACCATTCGCAAGCTCACGTGGGGCAACAAGACCATGAAGGCCGCGTTTGACGAGGCGCGCGGGGCTGCGACAGAGACAAACGATGAGCCAGCCGAGGCGGATTCGTATGAGGTCGAGGGTGCCGAGTAA